The genomic region CCTGGAGAAATGCGTGCGCTGCGGGGAGTGCATGAAGGTCTGCCTGAGAAGCGCGCTCTACCCCGCTTTGCTGCAGGCCGGACCGGAGGCGCTCTACACCCCGGTCCTGGTGCCGCGACTGGGATACTGCGAGTACAACTGCACCCTCTGCGGCCAGGTCTGCCCTACCGGCGCCATTCCCGATCTCGCCGTCGAAGCGAAAAAGCGCGAGGTGATCGGCAAGGCGGTCTTCGACAAGAACCACTGCCTCCCCTTCGCCAAAAGGGTGGACTGCATCGTCTGCGAGGAGCACTGCCCCATCCCGCAAAAGGCGATCCGGTCGGAGCTTGTTGAGGTGACCGGCTTCCAGGGGGAGAAGCTGCAGGTGAAGCAGCCGTACCTGGTCACGGAGCTTTGCAACGGCTGCGGCATCTGCGAAAACGTCTGCCCCTTGGAGGGAAAGTCCGCCATCGAGGTCTTCGCGGTGAAGGACCGCACCCCTATCCCCCTCTCCGCCGACGCTCCGTCGGCACCACCCTCACGCCCCCCCGGCGGCGCCTCCCCCGATCCCTATGCCGGGAGCAACGGCTGATTCGTCGGGAGTCATCACCGTCCACAGAAGCGAACGGATGGCGCCAGCGCTTTTGGACTGGAGGCCGGTGAAAGCATAAAAAAAACGGCGCCTTCTCCGGGGAGAAAAGCGCCGTCTGTACCTCACGGTGAACTGTGTGGGCGAGAAGCCGCGGCAGTTCGATCTCACAGCTTGAACTGCCGCACGAGCCTTTGCAGTTGCTCCGCGGACCCGTTCAGCTGGTGCGCCGCGGTCGCCGATTCGTGGGCTCCCGAAGCCGTCTCCCTGACCACCTGGGAGATCTGCTGCATGCTGCTGGAAATCTCGCTGGTGGTGGCGGTCTGCTCCTCCGCGGCGGTGGCGATCTGGTTCACCTGCATGGCGACGTCGTGCACCTGCTCCAGTATTTCGCGCAGGGCGGCGCCGGACTTGGCCGCCTCCTCGGTTCCCGCCTCCACCTGCCCGACACCCTGCTCCATGGCTGCCACGGCCCCCTTGGTTTCCCTCTGGATGGCCTTGATCATCTCGTCGATCTCCCTGGTGGCCCGGGTGGTGCGCTCCGCGAGGGCGCGGACCTCGTCCGCCACCACCGCGAAGCCACGCCCCTGTTCACCGGCACGGGCCGCCTCGATGGCAGCGTTCAGCGCCAGGAGGTTGGTCTGGTCGGCGATGTCCTCTATGGTGACGATGATGGCGCCGATCTGGTCGCTGCGCGCTCCCAGGCTTTCAACGGTCCGGGCCGATTCCTGGACCTTGGCGGCGATCTCGCCCATGACCGCGACGGTTCTCTCCACGAGACTTGCGCCGCCGCCGGCCGATTCGGCGGCAAGCTTCGCCCCCTCGGACGCCCTCTGGCAGGTGAGAGCTATGTCCCCGGAGGTCGCCGACATCTCCTCCCCCGCGGTAGCCACGGTGGACGATTGCGCCGCGACCTCTTCCGCGCCGTTGGCGATCCGTTCCGCAGTCGAGCTCAGCTGTTCGGAAGCGGTCACCACCTGGCTTGAGGTGTCGGAAATCTGGCCGATCATGTCGTGCAGTCTCTCGATGATCCCGTTGAACTCCCGGCTCATGATCCCGAGTTCGTCCTTGCTGTCGAGTTCCACCTGCCGGGTCAGATCCCCCTCGTGCACCGCGGTCATGACGACTTTCATGGCATCGATGGAACGCATGATGCTCTTAAGCAGCAGGATCCCCACTACCATCAGCAGCAGCAGACCCGCGACTCCGACCACCACCGCCTCGATGATCGCCATCCTGCGGTCGGCATCGAACTCCGCGTCAGCCGCCTCCATCTCCTTTTGCATCGAGGCGACCACCTTGTCGATCCCCGCCTCGACCCGCACGACCTTTTCATCGATTTGAGTATCCAGCGCTTGCAGCTCCGGCGTGATGCCGCCGGTCGTCTTTAGAAGAGGAAGCATCTTCCCCTCGAAAAGGTCCACCACATCTTTGAGAGCGGCCTTGGTCTCAGCCGTGATCTTCTTCTCCTCCGCCGTGTCGATCGATGCCTCCAGGGCGCTGATGCCTTTGAAGACCTCCGCTTTTTTCTCACTCCAAAGCTTCGCCGTCTCGTCAAGATTCCTGTTTATCTCGGCATCGGCGATGATCCGGTACAAAGCGAGCCCCCCCATGGAGGACTCCTTGGCCAGCACCGCGTCCCTGGAGCGTTTCGCCCCCTCATCCTGAAGGCGGCCGAGCGTTGCTATGTTGCTGTACTCGAAGGCGACGATGCCGATAATGGTAATAAGCAGAACAACGAGATTGAGTACGATCTTGGACCTGATGGTGGACATACGTTCTCTCCTTTGTCACTTCTTCAATAAGTCAATGACAACAAACGGTATCGGTGCAGAACAGCACCGCTGCATAGGAAATAGCGAAGTGGAGCTTGCACAAAATCCTGACTGCCTATAAAATCAGGAGGCCGTCACACCCGTGCAATCTAAAGTCAAAAATAGTCCATAGAGACTGGAAAATTTTGATTAACCCACACCAACCTTCCCCTTTACTTGGCATCACCTCTGAAATACTGCTAAAGTAATACGTTGGTAGCAGGCAGTGGAGTTTTCACCTACAAAAAGTGAAGAAGCAGCAAGGGAGACGGGAACATGGCGGAAGGTCTCGAACTGAGGAAATTTCTGGCCCCCGAGTTCATATTCGGCGCGGGAGCCCGGGAGCTGGCAGGGAGATACGCCAAGAACCTGGGCGGGCGCAAGGTCCTTGTGGTCTCGGACCCCGGGGTAGTCGAGGCGGGGTGGACCAAGGACGTGACCGACAGCCTTGAGGCCGCAGGGCTTGCCTATGTCCTCTTCACCGACCTCACCCCCAACCCCAAGGTCGAGGAGGTCATGGCCGGGGTGGCGCTGTACCAGGCGGAGCACTGCGACCTGCTGGTGGCGGTGGGAGGGGGAAGCCCCATCGACTGCGCCAAGGGGATCGGCATAGTCAGCACCAACAAGAGGCACATCCTCGAGTTCGAAGGTGTCGACATGGTGAAATCCCCCATGCCGCCCTTGATCTGCATCCCCACCACCGGTGGAACCTCCGCCGACGTCTCCCAGTTCGCCATCATCAGCAACCCGATGGAGCGGGTCAAGATCGCCATCATCAGCAAGTCGGTGGTCCCGGACATAGCCCTCATCGACCCCCTCACCCTCACCACGATGGACCCCTACCTGACCGCCTGCACCGGCCTCGACGCCATGACCCACGCCATCGAGGCCTTCGTTTCCACGGCCCGCTCCAACATGACCGACCTGCACGCCCTGGAGGCGCTGCGCCTGCTCTCGGCGAGCCTCATCCCCAGCATCCGCAACCCCGAGGACCTGAGCCTTCGCGGCGACGTGATGATGGGGAGCCTGCAGGCCGGGCTTGCCTTCTCCAACGCTATCCTGGGGGCGACCCACGCCATGGCGCACAGCCTCGGTGGAGCGCTCGACCTGGCGCACGGGGAGTGCAACGCCATCCTTTTGGACCACGTCATCGAGTTCAACTTCGCCACGGCCGAGGAGCGGTTCGAGCGCATAGCTCAGGTCATGGGGCTCGACCTGCGGGGCCTCCCCGCCCAGGAGAAGAAGAAGGCCCTTTTGCGGCATGTCAGGGAGTTGAAGGCGCAAGCGGGGGTGGCCCGGACCCTGGCCCAGGTGGGGGTGGGACGCAGCGACGTCGCCCTCTTCAGCGAGCACGCGCTCAAAGACCCATGCATGGCGACCAACCCGCGCCGCCCCTCCAAGAGGGACATCGAGGTCCTCTATGAAGAATCCCTCTGACCCCGGGCCCGATCCCCAGGACGCCCTGGCGGCGCTGCAGCAAAAGCTCGCGGGGCTCGGGGAATCCTCGATGCGCAAGAGCTACTACCCCGAACTGCAGGAGCGCCTGGAGGAGCTGGAGCGTTTCAAGGCGTTCCTGGATCACAGCAACGACGCCATCTGCCTGGTAGAGGCCTCCACCGGACGCATCGTGGACCTGAACGACTCGGCCAGCCGCCAGACCGGCTGGAGCCGGGACGAGCTGCTGCAGCAGTCCCTCTTCGATCTCTCCAACCTGCAGCAAAACGCCGCAGCAGAAGCTCTGATCCTTTCCTCCGAGGAGATGGCAAGCGTCCGGATCCTCGCCGTCACCGAAGTTCACCGCAAAGACGGCGGGATTTTCCCCGCCGAGATCACCCTGAACCGGATGCAGTTCCGGGACCGCTCCTACGTGCTGGCGGTCGCCCGGGACATAACCCAGCGCAAGGCAATGGAGGAGGCGCTCAGGGAGAGCGAGGAATTCCTCAAGAACATCGTGGACCACATCCCCGCGGTGGTTTTCGCCAAGGAGGTGCAGGAACTTCGTTTCGTCACCATCAACAAGGCGTGCCAGGAGGTGTTCGGCTTGAGCCGCGCCGAGGTGCTGGGACGGACCAACTACGACCTCTTCCCGAAGGAGCAGGCGGAGTTCTTCACCAAGGTGGACCGGGAGACCTTGGCCAAGGGGGAGCTGGTGGAGGTCCCGGAGGAGATCATCAGCACCCCGAACGGCGACCGGATACTGCGGGTAAAGAAGATCCCGCTCTTCGACAACCAGGGGAAGGTCCGTTTCCTGCTGGGAATCGCCGAGGACATCACGGAAAGGAAGCAGCTGGAGGAAAAGCTGCTGCAATCGCAGAAGATGGAGGCCATCGGGCAGCTGGCGGGGGGGGTGGCGCACGACTTCAACAACATCCTGATGGTGATTCTGGGGTACGGGAGCATCCTCGTCAACGAGGAGACGCTGCCGGCGCGGCAAAAGGAGCAGGTGGAGCAGATCATGAACGCTGCGGACAAGGCGGCGAAGCTCACCTCGGACCTCCTCGCCTTCAGCCGGAAGCAGGTGATCAAGCCCTCCACCATGGACTTGAACGACATCATCCTGCACGTGGAGAAGTTCCTCTCCCGCATCATCGGCGAGGACGTCCAGCTCAGGGCGCGGCTCACCCCGCGCGAGCTGCAGGTCGACGTCGACCGGGGGCAGATAGAGCAGGTGCTGATCAACCTCGCCACCAACGCACGGGACGCCATGCCCAAGGGGGGGCTGCTCACCATCGAGACCTCGGCGCAGAGAATCGACGAAGCCTTCGCCCAGGCCAACGGCATCGGCGTCCCCGGCCCTTATGCCGTCATCTCCATCTCCGACACCGGGGTAGGGATGGACGAGCAGACCCGCAGGAGGATCTTCGAACCGTTCTTCACCACCAAGGAGGTGGGGAAGGGAACGGGCCTCGGGATGTCCATCGTCTATGGCATCATCCAGCAGCATAGCGGCTTCGTCAACGTCTACAGCGAGCCAGGGCTGGGGACCACCTTCCGCATCTACCTACCCTTCAGCGAACAAAGCGCCGAGGCGGCCTTGGAGCCCGAGGTCGCAGTCGCCCCTCCGGGTGGAACTGAGACCATACTCGTTGTTGAGGACGAGCCGGACCTGCGCCTGCTTTTGCAGAACATCCTCTCGGGGGCGGGGTACCGCGTGCTCCTGGCGGAAAACGGGCAGGTCGCCGCCGACCTCTACGCGGCCCGCGCGGGAGAGATAGCCCTGGTGCTGATGGACATGATCATGCCGGGGATGAGCGGCAAGGAAGCCTGCCACGTCATCCGCGCGGTAGACCCGGCCGCGAAGGTGCTCTACACCAGCGGCTACACCATGGACATCATCAAGAGCCGGGATCTGTTGGATGAGGGGACGGAACTCCTGATGAAACCGGTGCGCCCCGTGGAACTGCTGAAGAAGGTTCGGGAGATGCTGGACAGGTAAGTCAATTGACAATGGACAATTGACGATTGACAACGGGTTTGCTTTTTGACAGGTCGCGGCGTTAAAAGGGTGCCCGGCGGCGGGGGCAGGTTAGTTCGGAAACCATGCGGTATTTCAGGAAAGCGGAAGGATCAGCTCCGGCAGCGTAAAAGGAAGAGCTTCTCCGCGTAACTCTCCGCCATAGCCAATTCCTCCGGTGAGAGTGCTGCGGCGGGGACGGGTTTCTTGAAGCGGCGTAGAAAAGCGCAATCACGGCGAGTCAGCGGCTGGTTTGCCTCCCCCAGGCGCCCGGCTATCAGCAAGGGCGTCAGGTGCGGCCGCGACAGCACCCCCTCAAGACAACGGTTGAGCCGGAAGCTTCCCCCCTCCGAGCATCCCCCCCTGACATCCTTCCCCAGGTAGAGCACGAAGTTCCCCGGGCTCTCGCGCCGTTCCTCCATCTCCCTGATCCTGGCCGCCTCCTGTTCCGGGTCGGAGAGGGCGCCGCGGTGAGCGAACAGAAGCGGCTTGAGCCCACTCCCCCCCACGAGATCCAGGAAACGGTCGATCTTGAAGCTGGTAACCAGGGGGTGCAGCAGCGCATCCGCGAGCCCCGATCGCGACGACACCTCCTCCGACTGCTCGAAGAATTCCCGCAGGCGCGATCCTTTCCTGCTGCGGGCGACCATCTGCAACACATGTTCGGGGGAGCGCACCCGCAAAAGACGCAGCGCCCGCCGGATCGAGTCTTCCTCCCAGCGGGTATAGGTGCTGTAGACCATCACCCGCAGTATCCCCCCCTCTCCCAGCCTCTTTCCCAAGGCGACAAGTCCCGCCAGCGGGTCTTCCAGGTGGTGCAGCACCCCGTAGCAGTCGATGAACCCGAAAGGTCCGGGGGCAATGAGCGGGTCGAGAAGGTCCCCCGCGAGAAACTCAGGGCGCGTCATGCCGTGCAGCAGGCAGTGCAGCCGTGCACGGCGCAGGCTTTTATCCGAGAGGTCGAGGGCGGTGATGGCGCTGCCAGGGTTGGCGAGGGCAAAGGGATAGGGGGCGAAGCTGCCGCAGCCGGCAATGAGGATGCGGCGCAGGTGGTCCGGAGGTAGTTCGCCGTTGAACCGGGCCCAAAGGGCTTCCAGGTTGTTGGCGTATGTGTCGCAGCGGCGCACGGAGGCCAGGAGGGGGTAATCCGGGTAGGGGTACAGCTCGTAATGGCGGCGCACGCTGTCGGGCATGGCGGGCACTCTAGCAAGATCCTTCGCTCAGGGCAAGGCGGAACCGACCTGTCTGACCTGTCTGACCTGTCTGACCTGTCTGACCTGTCTGACCTGTCTGACCTGTCTGACCTGTCTGACCTGTGCGGCCTGTGTGGCCCCCGCTTAGAAGGTGAACCGGTTCACCATGGTGGAAAGCTTGGCGACCTGGGCCTCCAGCTCCTTCGCTGCCAGAAGCGAGTCGGCCGCGCCGGAGGCGTTCTTTTCGGTGACGCCGGTTATGTGGGCTGCCCGCGCGTTGATCTCCTCGATCCCCGCCGTCTGCCCTTCGATGCTTTGCAGGATATCGTCGGCAAAGCGGGCTATCGCCTGCGCCGCCTCAACCGCGCCTTCCAGCTCGCGATCGATCTCGCGGGAGATTACCACCCCTTGCCGCGCCAGATCCTGCGAGGACCTGGTGAGAGCCCCGGTGCTCTTCGCCGCGTCGGCCGACCTGACGGCAAGGGCGTGGATCTCGTCTGTCATCGCCTTGAATTCGTTGCCCGCCCCCTCGACGTGGGCCGCTTCGACCGCAGCATTCACTCCCAAAAGGTTCGAGAACCTGGCGATCTGCAGCAGGCTCGCTACCAGCGCGCCGAATTCCTCCTGGTGCTCCTGGCCCAGCTTCTTCTCGAACTCCTTCATCGCATTGGCCGTCTGGGAGCACTGCCGGGAGAGCTTGCGGATCTCCTGGGCCACGACACCGAAGCCGCCCGCCGAGATCCTCATCCGGGCCGCCTTCTCGACGGTGCTCCCGGCGAGGACCCCGGTCTCCTGGGCAATCCCGTCAATTTCCCCGGCTATGGAGGCGGTGCTTTCGGCCGCGCCGCTGATCTCGTCCATGGAGGCAAGCATCCGCCCCATGGCCTCCTTGGCCAGGCGGATCGCGTCCGATGCCTTCTTGGCGTCGGCATTGGCTTCCTTGGAACGCTGCGCGCTCTTCGTGGCGCTCTGGGAGAGCTGCGCGAGACTCACCGAGGTCTCCCCCAGCTCCTTGCTCTGCTCGCTCGCCCCCTGGGCGAAGGAGGAGCTGACGCTGGAGATGCGTCGCTCCACGTCCGAGACCAGTCCTACCGCCTCGGAGACCTGGGCTATGGCGTCGTTCAGCGCACCCGCCGTTGAGTTCATCGCCTTTCGGATCGCGGCATGCTCTCCCCGGTATTTCCCGCTCATCCTGCTTTTAAGGTCGTAGCGCGCCAGTCGCTCCAGCACCTCCCCCGCCTCGTGAATAGGTGCGATGACCGCGTCCAGGGTCCCGTTGAACCCTGCGATCAGCTCCTTCCAGACTCCCTGGTAATCCCAGTCGTTGCCGCGGGTCCTGAGCTTCCCCTCCCCGATGCTATCGGTCAGGTGCACCGCCTCGGCGTGGATGCCGTAGAGGATGGCCAAAAGGGTGTTGATGTCCTGCTTGATCTGGTGGAACTCGCCCTGGTACTCGTCGATCACGAACGGGGGGAGCTTGCCGTGGACGATCTCCTGCAGCGCGCCGCCGGCGAGCCGCAAGGGGGCGACCAGTGCGTCGATCATGCCGTTGATGAGGCTGACCGTTTCCACGTCGTCGCCCT from Citrifermentans bremense harbors:
- a CDS encoding methyl-accepting chemotaxis protein, whose protein sequence is MSTIRSKIVLNLVVLLITIIGIVAFEYSNIATLGRLQDEGAKRSRDAVLAKESSMGGLALYRIIADAEINRNLDETAKLWSEKKAEVFKGISALEASIDTAEEKKITAETKAALKDVVDLFEGKMLPLLKTTGGITPELQALDTQIDEKVVRVEAGIDKVVASMQKEMEAADAEFDADRRMAIIEAVVVGVAGLLLLMVVGILLLKSIMRSIDAMKVVMTAVHEGDLTRQVELDSKDELGIMSREFNGIIERLHDMIGQISDTSSQVVTASEQLSSTAERIANGAEEVAAQSSTVATAGEEMSATSGDIALTCQRASEGAKLAAESAGGGASLVERTVAVMGEIAAKVQESARTVESLGARSDQIGAIIVTIEDIADQTNLLALNAAIEAARAGEQGRGFAVVADEVRALAERTTRATREIDEMIKAIQRETKGAVAAMEQGVGQVEAGTEEAAKSGAALREILEQVHDVAMQVNQIATAAEEQTATTSEISSSMQQISQVVRETASGAHESATAAHQLNGSAEQLQRLVRQFKL
- the ercA gene encoding alcohol dehydrogenase-like regulatory protein ErcA, with the translated sequence MAEGLELRKFLAPEFIFGAGARELAGRYAKNLGGRKVLVVSDPGVVEAGWTKDVTDSLEAAGLAYVLFTDLTPNPKVEEVMAGVALYQAEHCDLLVAVGGGSPIDCAKGIGIVSTNKRHILEFEGVDMVKSPMPPLICIPTTGGTSADVSQFAIISNPMERVKIAIISKSVVPDIALIDPLTLTTMDPYLTACTGLDAMTHAIEAFVSTARSNMTDLHALEALRLLSASLIPSIRNPEDLSLRGDVMMGSLQAGLAFSNAILGATHAMAHSLGGALDLAHGECNAILLDHVIEFNFATAEERFERIAQVMGLDLRGLPAQEKKKALLRHVRELKAQAGVARTLAQVGVGRSDVALFSEHALKDPCMATNPRRPSKRDIEVLYEESL
- a CDS encoding hybrid sensor histidine kinase/response regulator → MKNPSDPGPDPQDALAALQQKLAGLGESSMRKSYYPELQERLEELERFKAFLDHSNDAICLVEASTGRIVDLNDSASRQTGWSRDELLQQSLFDLSNLQQNAAAEALILSSEEMASVRILAVTEVHRKDGGIFPAEITLNRMQFRDRSYVLAVARDITQRKAMEEALRESEEFLKNIVDHIPAVVFAKEVQELRFVTINKACQEVFGLSRAEVLGRTNYDLFPKEQAEFFTKVDRETLAKGELVEVPEEIISTPNGDRILRVKKIPLFDNQGKVRFLLGIAEDITERKQLEEKLLQSQKMEAIGQLAGGVAHDFNNILMVILGYGSILVNEETLPARQKEQVEQIMNAADKAAKLTSDLLAFSRKQVIKPSTMDLNDIILHVEKFLSRIIGEDVQLRARLTPRELQVDVDRGQIEQVLINLATNARDAMPKGGLLTIETSAQRIDEAFAQANGIGVPGPYAVISISDTGVGMDEQTRRRIFEPFFTTKEVGKGTGLGMSIVYGIIQQHSGFVNVYSEPGLGTTFRIYLPFSEQSAEAALEPEVAVAPPGGTETILVVEDEPDLRLLLQNILSGAGYRVLLAENGQVAADLYAARAGEIALVLMDMIMPGMSGKEACHVIRAVDPAAKVLYTSGYTMDIIKSRDLLDEGTELLMKPVRPVELLKKVREMLDR
- a CDS encoding class I SAM-dependent methyltransferase — its product is MPDSVRRHYELYPYPDYPLLASVRRCDTYANNLEALWARFNGELPPDHLRRILIAGCGSFAPYPFALANPGSAITALDLSDKSLRRARLHCLLHGMTRPEFLAGDLLDPLIAPGPFGFIDCYGVLHHLEDPLAGLVALGKRLGEGGILRVMVYSTYTRWEEDSIRRALRLLRVRSPEHVLQMVARSRKGSRLREFFEQSEEVSSRSGLADALLHPLVTSFKIDRFLDLVGGSGLKPLLFAHRGALSDPEQEAARIREMEERRESPGNFVLYLGKDVRGGCSEGGSFRLNRCLEGVLSRPHLTPLLIAGRLGEANQPLTRRDCAFLRRFKKPVPAAALSPEELAMAESYAEKLFLLRCRS
- a CDS encoding methyl-accepting chemotaxis protein, with the protein product MSKAVNQVVKELSEAMMAGKLDVRADLKGLKGDDVETVSLINGMIDALVAPLRLAGGALQEIVHGKLPPFVIDEYQGEFHQIKQDINTLLAILYGIHAEAVHLTDSIGEGKLRTRGNDWDYQGVWKELIAGFNGTLDAVIAPIHEAGEVLERLARYDLKSRMSGKYRGEHAAIRKAMNSTAGALNDAIAQVSEAVGLVSDVERRISSVSSSFAQGASEQSKELGETSVSLAQLSQSATKSAQRSKEANADAKKASDAIRLAKEAMGRMLASMDEISGAAESTASIAGEIDGIAQETGVLAGSTVEKAARMRISAGGFGVVAQEIRKLSRQCSQTANAMKEFEKKLGQEHQEEFGALVASLLQIARFSNLLGVNAAVEAAHVEGAGNEFKAMTDEIHALAVRSADAAKSTGALTRSSQDLARQGVVISREIDRELEGAVEAAQAIARFADDILQSIEGQTAGIEEINARAAHITGVTEKNASGAADSLLAAKELEAQVAKLSTMVNRFTF